In Streptomyces ambofaciens ATCC 23877, a single genomic region encodes these proteins:
- a CDS encoding DMT family transporter: MAWVLLLVAGLLEVGWSIGMKYTDGFTRLVPSLLTGAGIVASMVLLSYAARTLPIGTAYGVWVGIGAAGAAVLGMVVLGEPVTAARIFFICLLLVAVVGLKATSGH; the protein is encoded by the coding sequence ATGGCCTGGGTTCTGCTGCTCGTCGCCGGTCTGCTCGAGGTCGGCTGGTCGATCGGGATGAAGTACACGGACGGTTTCACCCGTCTCGTCCCCAGTCTGCTCACCGGTGCCGGGATCGTCGCCAGCATGGTCCTGCTGTCGTACGCGGCCCGGACGCTGCCCATCGGTACGGCCTACGGCGTGTGGGTGGGCATCGGCGCGGCCGGTGCGGCGGTGCTCGGCATGGTGGTGCTGGGTGAGCCGGTCACCGCCGCCCGGATCTTCTTCATCTGTCTGCTGCTGGTCGCCGTCGTGGGGCTGAAGGCGACCTCGGGTCACTGA
- a CDS encoding HNH endonuclease signature motif containing protein produces the protein MGVRYTRELLEEAARVTTNWDDAVRWCGGTPTPGSRRYLRQKMTEAGVDVARFPAQWTRHSEEAIRAAVAASANVKEVLRRLGINPVGGNHTHISRRIAALGIDTSHFAGRPRKPRKSHGDLLALRTPQDGRVPGSRLLPHLLRSGVPENCAMCGTGPKWNGRPLRLEVDHVDGAWWDNRPENLRLLCPNCHAATDTYRGRRRNAS, from the coding sequence ATGGGGGTCAGGTACACCCGTGAGCTGCTCGAAGAGGCGGCTCGGGTGACAACGAACTGGGACGACGCCGTACGTTGGTGCGGCGGCACGCCCACTCCCGGCAGCAGGCGATATCTGCGTCAGAAAATGACCGAGGCAGGCGTGGACGTCGCCCGCTTTCCGGCGCAGTGGACGCGCCACTCCGAGGAGGCGATCCGAGCCGCCGTCGCCGCCTCGGCCAACGTCAAGGAAGTGCTGCGCCGCCTGGGCATCAACCCGGTAGGCGGCAACCACACGCACATCAGCCGCCGTATCGCGGCACTGGGCATCGACACATCCCACTTCGCCGGGCGGCCGCGAAAGCCCAGGAAATCGCACGGCGATCTCCTGGCCCTGCGCACGCCACAAGACGGCAGGGTGCCCGGAAGTCGGCTGCTACCCCACTTGCTGCGGTCCGGAGTTCCGGAGAACTGCGCGATGTGCGGCACGGGGCCCAAGTGGAACGGCAGACCTCTCCGACTGGAGGTCGACCACGTCGACGGCGCCTGGTGGGACAACCGCCCGGAGAACCTCCGGCTGCTCTGCCCCAACTGCCATGCCGCGACGGACACATACCGAGGCCGCAGGCGCAACGCCTCATGA
- a CDS encoding HNH endonuclease — MSRPKYTRDLLTRAAAEATSMVDLMHRLGAPVGSGPRCYLSKRLRHYRIDTSHFREVSMPERERRSYSEELLREAAARTNSIREMLEFMGLSPQDGPYGHIRKRLDKFGIDTSHFTSGRAYGPGLVPRAELAAAVEAATSVAGVLAALGRSNTGGSRTLVKRSIEAYGLSTAHFTGQGHYRGIRSPRRRAASEILVRLPPGCARTKTVLLRRALDDLGVRHVCGECGIGDTWQGRRLVLEVDHINGDRLDNRRENLRYLCPSCHSQTATFANRSRDRRIPPQRLGGSQ; from the coding sequence ATGAGTAGGCCGAAGTACACACGCGACCTGCTGACACGCGCCGCAGCCGAGGCCACCAGCATGGTCGACCTGATGCACAGACTCGGAGCGCCCGTGGGAAGCGGCCCCCGCTGCTATCTCAGCAAGCGGCTACGGCACTACCGCATCGACACCTCGCACTTTCGCGAGGTGTCGATGCCGGAACGCGAACGACGCAGCTACTCGGAGGAACTCCTGAGAGAAGCCGCCGCCCGTACGAACAGCATCAGGGAGATGCTGGAGTTCATGGGGCTCTCCCCGCAGGACGGCCCGTACGGCCACATCAGGAAAAGGCTGGACAAGTTCGGCATCGACACGTCGCACTTCACGAGTGGACGCGCGTACGGTCCTGGCCTTGTTCCCCGCGCCGAGCTGGCGGCAGCGGTGGAGGCTGCCACGAGCGTGGCCGGAGTCCTCGCGGCCCTTGGCCGAAGCAACACCGGTGGCTCTCGGACACTCGTGAAGCGCAGCATCGAAGCATACGGTCTGTCGACCGCCCACTTCACAGGACAGGGCCACTATCGCGGCATCCGCTCTCCCCGCCGCAGAGCGGCGTCCGAGATCCTGGTGCGGCTCCCTCCCGGATGTGCCCGTACCAAAACCGTTCTGCTGCGGCGGGCCCTTGATGACCTCGGCGTACGGCATGTCTGCGGCGAGTGCGGCATCGGAGACACCTGGCAGGGCAGGCGACTCGTGCTGGAAGTTGATCACATCAACGGCGATCGTCTGGACAACCGCCGGGAGAACCTGCGTTACCTCTGCCCGTCCTGCCACAGCCAGACGGCCACCTTCGCCAATCGATCGCGCGATCGCCGCATCCCTCCGCAGCGGCTCGGCGGGAGCCAGTAA
- a CDS encoding GroES family chaperonin, with amino-acid sequence MLHDRVLVRQDAGEGERRSGGGILIPATAAVGRRLAWAAVVAVGQNVRTVEPGDRVLYDPEDRAEVEVRGVGYVLMRERDLHAVAADRFEGSEDSTGLYL; translated from the coding sequence ATGCTGCACGACCGCGTACTCGTGCGGCAGGACGCCGGCGAGGGCGAGCGGCGTTCCGGGGGCGGGATCCTGATCCCCGCCACGGCGGCGGTCGGCCGGCGGCTGGCCTGGGCGGCGGTCGTCGCGGTGGGGCAGAACGTACGGACCGTGGAGCCGGGCGACCGGGTGCTGTACGACCCGGAGGACCGCGCGGAGGTCGAGGTGCGGGGCGTCGGCTATGTGCTGATGCGGGAGCGCGACCTGCACGCGGTGGCCGCGGACCGGTTCGAGGGGTCGGAGGATTCGACCGGGTTGTACCTCTGA
- the bcp gene encoding thioredoxin-dependent thiol peroxidase gives MSERLQPGDPAPAFTLPDADGNEVSLSDHEGRKVIVYFYPAALTPGCTKQACDFTDNLELLAGAGYDVIGISPDKPEKLAKFRDTESLKVTLLADPDKKVLDAYGAFGEKKNYGKTYMGVIRSTIVVDEQGKVERALYNVRATGHVAKIIKDLGI, from the coding sequence ATGAGCGAGCGACTCCAGCCCGGGGACCCGGCCCCCGCCTTCACCCTCCCGGACGCCGACGGCAACGAGGTGTCCCTGTCGGACCACGAGGGCCGCAAGGTCATCGTCTACTTCTACCCTGCTGCCCTTACCCCCGGCTGCACCAAGCAGGCCTGCGACTTCACGGACAACCTGGAGCTGCTGGCCGGCGCCGGGTACGACGTGATCGGCATCTCCCCCGACAAGCCGGAGAAGCTGGCCAAGTTCCGCGACACGGAGTCCCTGAAGGTCACCCTCCTCGCCGACCCGGACAAGAAGGTCCTGGACGCGTACGGCGCCTTCGGCGAGAAGAAGAACTACGGCAAGACGTACATGGGCGTCATCCGCTCCACGATCGTCGTCGACGAACAGGGCAAGGTCGAGCGCGCCCTGTACAACGTCCGCGCGACGGGCCACGTCGCCAAGATCATCAAGGACTTGGGCATCTGA
- a CDS encoding transglycosylase domain-containing protein: MSDEPQPQQPNQGWAPREPQAAGSPGTDAPGKPTKPKRPRRTGWRRLIPTWRIVLGTCVVGLLLLVGGFFLGYSLVHIPAANALALKQSNVYLYADGSVLARDGEVNRENVGLARISQDAQHAVLAAEDRDFYTESAIDPMAMVRAGWNTATGKGKQSGSTITQQYVKNYYLAQEQTVTRKVKEFFISIKLDREKSKSEILEGYLNTSFFGRGAYGIQAAAQAYFGIDAKDLTPAQGAYLASLLNAPSQYDVVAHPENRPAAESRWNYVLDGMVDKGWLSPAERAAAKFPAPKKSTISTGMSGQRGYVVNIVRDHLIQNGIVDEEELGRGGYRITTTLQKDKQDAFVKAVDDKLMSKLDKDRKVDSYVRAGGASVDPGTGKVVAMYNGIDYVKQYTPNAVRRDFQVGSTFKPFVFTSAVENHSETQDGRMINPNTIYDGTSERPVQGWSGGRYAPENEDHHDYGDVTVREATDKSINAVYAQMAVDVGSDKVQQTAIDLGLSKNTPELTPSPSIALGVATASPLDMAEAYATLANHGRHGTYTLVEKVTKDGKQEVELPERRERQAVSREAADTTTSVLRSVVENGTATAAQAAGRPAAGKTGTAEEDTAAWFAGYTPELATVISVMGQDPKTAAHKSLYGAMGLDRINGGGAPAEIWGQYTREALKGEPVTDFDLRLMTGADVTEAPSGAASDEPGSGDESGSGDPDEGSTGDEDTGDETPGATGGSSTPPGDTGDTGTGDPSTGGPTTGGASTEPGPTGGGDGSGGGDDSSNGGTTEGGGDTSGAGGGEPDTGTVAGIPVTPRRQ; the protein is encoded by the coding sequence ATGAGCGACGAGCCGCAGCCGCAGCAGCCGAACCAGGGCTGGGCCCCGCGAGAGCCGCAGGCGGCCGGCTCCCCGGGGACCGACGCCCCGGGGAAGCCCACGAAGCCCAAGCGCCCCCGGCGCACCGGCTGGCGCCGGCTGATCCCGACCTGGCGCATCGTGCTCGGCACCTGCGTCGTCGGCCTCCTCCTGCTGGTCGGCGGCTTCTTCCTCGGCTACTCCCTGGTCCACATCCCGGCCGCCAACGCGCTCGCCCTCAAGCAGTCCAACGTCTACCTCTACGCCGACGGCAGCGTCCTCGCCCGCGACGGCGAGGTCAACCGCGAGAACGTCGGCCTCGCCCGCATCTCCCAGGACGCCCAGCACGCCGTCCTGGCCGCCGAGGACCGCGACTTCTACACCGAGTCCGCCATCGACCCGATGGCCATGGTCCGGGCCGGCTGGAACACCGCCACCGGCAAGGGCAAGCAGTCCGGCTCCACGATCACCCAGCAGTACGTCAAGAACTACTACCTCGCCCAGGAACAGACCGTCACCCGCAAGGTGAAGGAGTTCTTCATCTCGATCAAGCTCGACCGGGAGAAGAGCAAGAGCGAGATCCTCGAGGGCTACCTCAACACCAGCTTCTTCGGCCGCGGCGCCTACGGCATCCAGGCCGCCGCCCAGGCCTACTTCGGCATCGACGCCAAGGACCTCACCCCGGCCCAGGGCGCCTACCTCGCCTCCCTGCTCAACGCCCCCAGCCAGTACGACGTCGTCGCCCACCCCGAGAACCGGCCCGCCGCCGAGTCCCGCTGGAACTACGTCCTGGACGGCATGGTCGACAAGGGCTGGCTCAGCCCCGCCGAACGCGCCGCCGCGAAGTTCCCCGCCCCCAAGAAGTCCACCATCTCCACCGGCATGTCCGGCCAGCGCGGCTACGTCGTCAACATCGTCCGGGACCACCTGATCCAGAACGGCATCGTCGACGAGGAGGAACTCGGCCGCGGCGGCTACCGCATCACCACCACCCTGCAGAAGGACAAGCAGGACGCCTTCGTCAAGGCCGTCGACGACAAGCTGATGTCCAAGCTGGACAAGGACCGCAAGGTCGACAGCTACGTCCGGGCCGGCGGCGCCTCCGTCGACCCCGGGACCGGCAAGGTCGTCGCGATGTACAACGGCATCGACTACGTCAAGCAGTACACACCCAACGCCGTCCGCCGCGACTTCCAGGTCGGCTCCACCTTCAAGCCCTTCGTCTTCACCTCGGCCGTCGAGAACCACTCCGAGACGCAGGACGGCCGCATGATCAACCCCAACACGATCTACGACGGCACCAGCGAACGCCCCGTCCAGGGCTGGAGCGGCGGCCGCTACGCCCCGGAGAACGAGGACCACCACGACTACGGCGACGTGACCGTCCGCGAGGCCACCGACAAGTCCATCAACGCCGTCTACGCGCAGATGGCCGTCGACGTCGGCTCCGACAAGGTCCAGCAGACCGCGATCGACCTCGGCCTCTCCAAGAACACCCCCGAACTGACCCCCTCCCCCTCCATCGCCCTCGGCGTGGCCACCGCCAGCCCCCTCGACATGGCGGAGGCCTACGCGACCCTCGCCAACCACGGCAGGCACGGCACCTACACGCTGGTCGAGAAGGTCACGAAGGACGGCAAGCAGGAGGTCGAGCTGCCCGAGCGGCGCGAGCGCCAGGCCGTCAGCCGCGAGGCCGCCGACACCACCACCTCCGTCCTGCGCAGCGTCGTCGAGAACGGCACCGCCACCGCCGCCCAGGCCGCGGGACGCCCCGCGGCCGGCAAGACCGGCACCGCCGAGGAGGACACCGCCGCCTGGTTCGCCGGCTACACCCCCGAGCTCGCCACCGTCATCTCGGTGATGGGCCAGGACCCGAAGACCGCCGCCCACAAGTCCCTGTACGGCGCCATGGGCCTGGACCGCATCAACGGCGGCGGCGCACCCGCGGAGATCTGGGGCCAGTACACCCGCGAAGCCCTGAAGGGCGAGCCGGTCACCGACTTCGACCTCCGGCTCATGACCGGCGCCGACGTCACCGAGGCCCCCTCCGGCGCGGCCTCCGACGAACCGGGCTCCGGCGACGAGAGCGGCAGCGGCGACCCGGACGAGGGCTCGACCGGCGACGAGGACACCGGCGACGAGACCCCGGGCGCAACCGGTGGCAGCAGCACCCCGCCGGGTGACACCGGCGACACCGGCACCGGCGACCCGTCGACCGGCGGACCCACCACCGGCGGCGCCAGCACCGAGCCGGGCCCCACCGGCGGCGGCGACGGCAGTGGCGGCGGGGACGACTCGTCGAACGGCGGCACCACCGAGGGCGGCGGCGACACCAGCGGGGCGGGCGGCGGGGAGCCGGACACCGGCACCGTCGCCGGCATCCCCGTCACACCCCGGCGCCAGTGA
- a CDS encoding ABC transporter permease has translation MAETAHAAGRGRVAEGLRVYGLIVMMWVRSTMAYRTSFVLTAFGNFAITALDFVAILLMFSRVDALGGWSLSEVALLYGLSGVSFGLADLAIGSMERLGRRVRDGTLDTLLVRPAPVLAQVAADRFGLRRLGRVVQGLLVLGYALTVVDVDWSVAKVLLMPVMLLSGAGIFCAVFVAAAAFQFVAQDASEVSNAFTYGGTTMLQYPPTVFALDLVRGVTFVVPLAFVNWLPACYVLGRPYPLDLPRWVAFAPPLVAVACCALAGLAWRAGLRSYRSTGS, from the coding sequence GTGGCTGAGACGGCGCACGCGGCCGGCCGGGGGCGGGTCGCGGAGGGGCTGCGGGTGTACGGCCTGATCGTGATGATGTGGGTCCGGTCGACGATGGCGTACCGGACGTCCTTCGTGCTGACGGCGTTCGGGAACTTCGCGATCACGGCGCTGGACTTCGTGGCGATCCTGCTGATGTTCTCCCGGGTCGACGCCCTGGGCGGCTGGTCCCTGTCGGAGGTGGCCCTCCTGTACGGGCTGTCCGGGGTGTCCTTCGGGCTGGCCGACCTGGCGATCGGCTCGATGGAGCGGCTGGGCCGCCGGGTGCGGGACGGCACCCTGGACACGTTGCTGGTGCGTCCGGCGCCGGTGCTGGCGCAGGTGGCGGCGGACCGTTTCGGGTTGCGCCGGCTGGGCCGGGTGGTGCAGGGGCTGCTGGTGCTGGGGTACGCGCTGACGGTGGTGGACGTCGACTGGTCGGTGGCGAAGGTGCTGCTGATGCCGGTGATGCTGCTGAGCGGGGCGGGGATCTTCTGCGCGGTGTTCGTGGCGGCGGCGGCGTTCCAGTTCGTGGCGCAGGACGCCTCGGAGGTGTCGAACGCCTTCACCTACGGCGGGACGACGATGCTGCAGTATCCGCCGACGGTGTTCGCGCTGGACCTGGTGCGGGGGGTGACGTTCGTGGTGCCGTTGGCCTTCGTGAACTGGCTGCCGGCGTGTTACGTGCTGGGGCGGCCGTATCCGCTGGACCTGCCCCGGTGGGTGGCGTTCGCGCCGCCGCTGGTGGCCGTGGCGTGCTGCGCGCTGGCGGGGCTGGCCTGGCGGGCGGGGCTTCGTTCGTATCGGAGTACGGGGAGTTGA
- a CDS encoding ABC transporter permease encodes MGVGSGRLYVAVAAGGFRRYATYRVATAAGVFTNTVFGLVLVYTYLALWDEKPQLGGYDQAQAVTFVWLGQALLAALAIGGGGFEDELMERIRTGDIAVDLYRPADLQLWWLAADVGRALFQLVARGVVPLVFGSLFFPVELPREVSVWAAFLVAVVLGMVVSFALRYLVALSAFWLLDGTGVKQMGWIVGLFCSGMLLPLNVFPGALGEVVRALPWSSLLQAPADVLLGEAGALGTFVFQGVWAVALLAVGRLVQAAATRRVVVQGG; translated from the coding sequence GTGGGTGTGGGCTCGGGGCGGTTGTACGTGGCCGTCGCGGCGGGGGGATTCCGACGGTACGCGACGTATCGGGTGGCCACCGCCGCCGGGGTGTTCACCAACACGGTCTTCGGGTTGGTGCTGGTGTACACCTATCTGGCCCTGTGGGACGAGAAACCGCAGCTCGGTGGCTACGACCAGGCGCAGGCCGTGACGTTCGTGTGGCTGGGGCAGGCCCTGCTGGCGGCGCTGGCGATCGGGGGCGGCGGCTTCGAGGACGAGCTGATGGAGCGCATCCGTACGGGTGACATCGCGGTGGATCTGTACCGGCCGGCGGATCTCCAGCTGTGGTGGCTGGCGGCGGACGTGGGGCGGGCGCTGTTCCAGCTGGTGGCGCGTGGGGTGGTGCCGTTGGTGTTCGGTTCGCTGTTCTTCCCGGTGGAGCTGCCTCGGGAGGTGTCGGTGTGGGCCGCGTTCCTGGTGGCGGTGGTGCTGGGGATGGTGGTGAGTTTCGCGTTGCGCTATCTGGTGGCGCTCTCGGCGTTCTGGCTGCTGGACGGCACGGGGGTGAAGCAGATGGGGTGGATCGTGGGGCTGTTCTGCTCGGGGATGCTGCTGCCGCTGAACGTGTTCCCGGGGGCGCTGGGCGAGGTCGTGCGGGCGCTGCCGTGGTCGTCGTTGCTCCAGGCGCCGGCGGACGTGCTGCTGGGGGAGGCCGGTGCGCTGGGGACGTTCGTCTTCCAGGGGGTGTGGGCGGTGGCGCTGCTGGCGGTGGGGCGGCTGGTGCAGGCGGCGGCGACGCGCCGGGTGGTGGTGCAGGGTGGCTGA
- a CDS encoding DUF3618 domain-containing protein, protein MADTSDSRTPAQIEADIRRRREVLAETLDELGMRVHPKTIVGDAKAKVASSVDHTLGRAYVGVNRVVSDVKSQFVDETGAPRMERVVPVALVVVGVVGLLALGGTRRRGR, encoded by the coding sequence GTGGCGGACACGTCGGACAGCAGGACCCCGGCGCAGATCGAGGCGGACATCAGGCGCCGCCGCGAGGTGCTGGCCGAGACGCTCGACGAGCTCGGCATGCGGGTGCACCCGAAGACGATCGTGGGCGACGCGAAGGCCAAGGTCGCGTCCAGCGTCGATCACACCCTCGGGCGGGCCTACGTCGGGGTCAATCGTGTGGTCAGCGATGTGAAGTCGCAGTTCGTGGACGAGACGGGCGCACCGCGGATGGAGCGCGTCGTGCCCGTCGCCCTCGTGGTCGTCGGGGTCGTGGGGCTGCTGGCCCTGGGCGGTACCCGGCGGCGCGGGCGCTGA